Proteins co-encoded in one Pirellulales bacterium genomic window:
- a CDS encoding alpha/beta hydrolase, whose amino-acid sequence MFSFFENSLVYFPAKYPTGDWNPLGLEFEDAWFEAADGTKLHGWYVPHPSPRAVILFAHGNGGNLTGWAEDLRQIHARAGASVMIFDYRGYGRSAGSPNEVGVLQDARAARAWLAERAGVREQDIVLMGTSLGGGVMVDLAAHDGARALVLQNTFTSLVDVAKFHFGWLPASMLMRNRLDSAAKIGRFHGPLLQSHGDIDTIVPYALGRKLFEQAHEPKQFLTLEGFQHNDLHPPEYFEALGDFLSNLPPL is encoded by the coding sequence TTGTTTTCCTTTTTCGAAAACTCGCTCGTCTACTTTCCGGCGAAGTATCCCACGGGAGATTGGAACCCGCTGGGGCTCGAATTCGAGGACGCCTGGTTCGAGGCCGCCGACGGCACGAAGCTGCATGGCTGGTACGTCCCACATCCGAGTCCCCGCGCGGTGATTCTCTTCGCGCATGGCAACGGCGGCAACCTGACGGGCTGGGCCGAAGACTTGCGCCAGATCCACGCTCGCGCGGGGGCCTCGGTCATGATCTTCGACTATCGCGGCTATGGTCGCAGCGCCGGTTCGCCCAATGAAGTGGGCGTGCTGCAGGATGCGCGTGCGGCCCGGGCGTGGCTCGCCGAGCGTGCCGGCGTGAGGGAACAAGATATCGTGTTGATGGGAACATCGCTCGGCGGCGGCGTGATGGTCGATCTGGCGGCCCACGACGGCGCCCGCGCCCTCGTATTGCAGAACACGTTCACTTCGCTTGTCGATGTCGCCAAGTTTCATTTTGGCTGGCTGCCGGCAAGCATGCTCATGCGCAATCGGCTTGATTCGGCCGCGAAGATTGGGCGATTTCATGGCCCATTGCTGCAAAGCCACGGCGACATCGACACGATCGTGCCCTATGCGTTGGGGAGGAAGCTGTTCGAGCAGGCGCACGAACCGAAGCAATTTCTCACGCTCGAAGGCTTTCAGCACAACGATTTGCATCCGCCGGAATACTTCGAGGCGTTGGGCGATTTTCTCAGCAACCTGCCACCGCTTTAA
- a CDS encoding formylglycine-generating enzyme family protein, with amino-acid sequence MQAFKNNKFAWLIGIVSLVGIAVGLLRQDYYSFGLGASGLCYAMLRAMGWAPRTRRTVVIVPTPTIVAEPQPETSDAPADTMGLVELMLAQGRYALLLRPEIVPNLTESQYERARVSLFESMALVPEGELIVGQVGEPHEQFEEDVRDLPRCHGTIVRVERFYLDRYPVTNRQYQAFVSAGGYEQMAIWEPDIWPGVLEFVDQTGVPGPRYWKNGRHEPGAEDHPVMGICWYEAAAYARWIGKRLPTDPEWEKAGSWPVQLTASKRPQRRYPWGDTLDRKRANLWGSGPNKVVSVYDFSEGVSVGGVHQLIGNVWEWTTGNFGEWCYPGGGLVLATPVKCIRGGAFDTYFDNQATCQFQSGEDPVARKHNIGFRCAVSVCDLALAGAPRASEPREPDADEETAFAAHTPEACVT; translated from the coding sequence ATGCAAGCCTTCAAGAACAACAAGTTTGCCTGGTTGATCGGTATCGTCAGCCTGGTAGGCATCGCCGTCGGACTGCTGCGACAGGACTACTACAGCTTCGGTCTGGGCGCCTCGGGGCTCTGCTACGCCATGTTGCGGGCCATGGGCTGGGCGCCGCGCACGCGCCGGACCGTCGTGATCGTTCCCACGCCGACGATCGTGGCCGAGCCGCAGCCCGAGACGTCCGATGCCCCCGCCGACACCATGGGGCTGGTGGAATTGATGTTGGCCCAAGGACGCTACGCGCTCTTGCTGCGGCCCGAGATCGTGCCGAACCTGACCGAGAGTCAGTACGAACGAGCACGGGTCTCGCTGTTCGAGTCGATGGCGCTGGTGCCCGAGGGAGAGTTGATCGTCGGCCAGGTGGGCGAACCCCACGAGCAATTCGAGGAGGATGTGCGTGATCTGCCGCGCTGCCACGGCACGATCGTGCGCGTCGAGCGTTTCTATCTCGACCGCTACCCGGTGACGAATCGCCAGTATCAGGCGTTTGTCTCGGCGGGGGGTTACGAGCAAATGGCCATCTGGGAGCCCGACATCTGGCCGGGCGTGCTCGAGTTCGTCGACCAGACGGGGGTTCCCGGTCCACGTTACTGGAAAAACGGCCGACACGAGCCCGGCGCCGAAGACCACCCGGTCATGGGCATCTGCTGGTATGAGGCGGCGGCGTACGCGCGCTGGATCGGCAAGCGATTGCCGACCGATCCGGAGTGGGAGAAGGCCGGATCGTGGCCGGTGCAGCTCACTGCGAGCAAGCGTCCTCAGCGCCGTTATCCCTGGGGCGATACGCTCGATCGCAAGCGGGCCAACCTGTGGGGCTCGGGTCCGAACAAAGTGGTTTCCGTCTACGATTTCTCCGAGGGGGTCAGCGTCGGTGGCGTCCATCAACTGATTGGCAATGTCTGGGAATGGACCACCGGCAACTTTGGCGAGTGGTGCTATCCCGGCGGTGGGCTGGTTCTGGCCACGCCGGTCAAGTGCATTCGTGGCGGAGCGTTCGACACCTATTTCGACAATCAGGCGACTTGTCAGTTCCAGAGCGGCGAGGACCCGGTGGCGCGGAAGCACAACATCGGCTTCCGTTGCGCCGTCAGTGTTTGTGATTTGGCGCTCGCCGGCGCCCCGCGCGCGAGCGAACCCCGCGAGCCGGACGCGGACGAAGAGACGGCATTCGCTGCCCACACCCCTGAGGCTTGCGTGACATGA
- a CDS encoding ATP-binding protein translates to MHLRLQNIGQIGEADLKFGDLTVLVGPQATGKSISLQFLKLLLDTGHIQRELTRYGLDWSGQLSAFFDIYFGEGMHAIWREGTSAVSKNGEAVDMQKLIRRKQRSKEESVFFIPAQRVLTLRDGWPRPFTDYSPGDPFAVREFSEKLRLLVEREFGGGEKLFPQERRLKAEFRELLEQTIFAKYSVNVDKFRAQKRLVLGANGEPLPYMVWSAGQREFVPLLLGLYWLMPPTKVSRRGNIEWVVLEELEMGLHPRAISVVLLLVFELIMRGYRVCLSTHSPQVLEAMWTLRNLKENGASPKALLEVFDAPETPAMQKIAKAILDASVRVFYFDSSIAGTKDISDLDVANEETDDSWGGLAEFSGRANAAVARAVANSHAGQS, encoded by the coding sequence GTGCATTTGAGACTTCAAAACATCGGGCAGATTGGAGAGGCGGATCTCAAGTTCGGAGATCTCACCGTGCTGGTTGGCCCACAGGCAACGGGCAAGAGCATTTCGCTGCAATTTCTGAAGCTGCTCCTCGACACGGGACACATCCAGCGAGAGCTCACACGATATGGTCTGGATTGGTCGGGACAGTTGTCTGCATTTTTTGACATCTACTTCGGCGAAGGCATGCATGCCATTTGGCGCGAGGGGACCAGCGCCGTTTCCAAGAATGGCGAAGCCGTCGATATGCAGAAGCTGATTCGGCGGAAACAAAGAAGCAAGGAAGAATCCGTTTTTTTTATTCCGGCGCAACGAGTGCTGACGCTCCGCGATGGATGGCCCCGCCCTTTTACGGACTACTCGCCGGGCGATCCCTTCGCCGTGCGCGAGTTTAGCGAAAAACTACGTCTGCTCGTGGAGCGAGAGTTTGGCGGCGGTGAGAAGCTGTTCCCGCAGGAGAGACGCCTCAAAGCGGAATTTCGCGAGTTGTTGGAACAGACCATCTTTGCCAAATACAGTGTCAACGTCGACAAGTTCCGCGCACAGAAGCGTCTCGTGCTTGGCGCCAACGGCGAACCTCTCCCTTACATGGTATGGTCGGCTGGCCAGCGAGAATTCGTGCCGCTGCTGCTCGGCCTCTATTGGCTCATGCCGCCGACGAAGGTCTCGCGGCGTGGAAATATCGAATGGGTGGTGCTCGAGGAATTGGAGATGGGGCTTCATCCGCGGGCGATCTCGGTGGTGTTGCTCCTGGTGTTTGAACTTATCATGCGGGGATACCGCGTGTGCCTTTCCACGCATTCGCCGCAAGTTCTCGAAGCCATGTGGACACTTCGAAACCTGAAAGAGAATGGGGCGTCGCCCAAGGCCTTGCTCGAGGTTTTCGATGCGCCGGAAACTCCGGCCATGCAGAAGATCGCGAAAGCGATCCTCGACGCTTCCGTTCGAGTGTTTTACTTCGATTCTTCCATCGCCGGCACGAAGGACATCTCTGACCTGGACGTAGCGAACGAAGAAACGGATGATAGTTGGGGCGGACTGGCGGAATTCAGCGGTCGCGCGAATGCGGCCGTGGCGCGAGCCGTGGCAAACAGCCACGCGGGGCAATCGTGA